The sequence CTTTAGCTCAAGGGGACCGAGCTTAGGTCTACTGAGACCAAGTCTCTCTGTGTCCCCAATCATGAAATGTGACGCCATAAGCAAGAGCTGATCGACAACTTTTATAGGAAACCATTTGAGCAAGCACATGGATATTCCGAAAGTTGATCTACCAAGCATTTCTTGTGGTAATACATGCAACTGAAAGGAACTtgaaaatatttaatatttatatataagctGAGATTTTTAAAAATTGAAAGGATAATTCTAATGACATCTCTAAAGTCTATCATTAAAGAATTAGGACacgcattattagtttgtacgttCAAAATTAATGCCCACTTTacataagaaaaaaaaataaaaatactatcaATCAACAAGTGTACTACTATTTTTTGAATAATTTTATTTCTTAAAGACAACCCTTAAGGCTCTCATTAAAAAGTTCCATTTTAGAACTATCAAACGTGTTACTTGAGCGAGATTAAAAATAAAACACTTACTGAATCTCGAACCACGATTGAGGGGCAAGCATTGTGGTTGCAAAGATCCAAGCAAACTTCCATGCCTGAATTCCCACACCCAACCACCAAAACCTTCTTGTTTTTAAAACAATCACCACTTTTGTAACAACTTGTATGCAAAACTGGCCCAATGAACTCATTCATCCCTTCTATATTTGGTACAACTTCTTCAGCATTTTCTCCGGTAGCAACTATCACCCACCGGCAAACATACTCAGTCACCTTTGTTTTCACTCTCCACAACCCACTTCCTCCATCGTATTCCGCCTTCACCACCATTGTATTGAAAATAGGCTTTAAATCGAAGTTATTTGCATAGGCTTCAAGGTATGCTAAGAAATGTTGTTTAGTTGGGTAAGTTGGGAATTCTTTAGGGAAAGGCATAAATGGGAGTTGACAAAATTGTTTAGGGAGATGAAGACGTAAGCGATCATATGTTTTAACTTGCCACAAAGACGC comes from Rutidosis leptorrhynchoides isolate AG116_Rl617_1_P2 chromosome 4, CSIRO_AGI_Rlap_v1, whole genome shotgun sequence and encodes:
- the LOC139904272 gene encoding indole-3-pyruvate monooxygenase YUCCA2-like; protein product: MEEYAKRVHDPYFQTELATTTVLGDESIVNRVWVPGPVIVGAGPSGLAAAACLKNRGIRAPILEKSDCIASLWQVKTYDRLRLHLPKQFCQLPFMPFPKEFPTYPTKQHFLAYLEAYANNFDLKPIFNTMVVKAEYDGGSGLWRVKTKVTEYVCRWVIVATGENAEEVVPNIEGMNEFIGPVLHTSCYKSGDCFKNKKVLVVGCGNSGMEVCLDLCNHNACPSIVVRDSLHVLPQEMLGRSTFGISMCLLKWFPIKVVDQLLLMASHFMIGDTERLGLSRPKLGPLELKNISGKTPVLDVGTLAKIRSGDIKVYPGIKRLVCNNVEFLDGRMEKFDAIILATGYKSNVTTWLKDTNICSKKDSFPIEGWKGECGLYAVGFTKRGLLGTSMDAVRIAEDIARQWDIDTKQFNLLRHPPP